Proteins from one Haliscomenobacter hydrossis DSM 1100 genomic window:
- a CDS encoding SLOG family protein: MKLLITGSRRATAQDYAGLAAAIQKYAPQASEILHGGAMGADQLAEQYARAQGLPVTVIRPDYTQWPAKVAPLKRNHDLVALADGVIALYKGKRKGGTAYTARLAQDAGKLLVELHDSGEYKPGEQLSMPI, from the coding sequence ATGAAACTACTGATCACGGGCAGCCGCCGGGCCACTGCGCAAGACTACGCAGGCCTGGCGGCTGCCATCCAAAAATATGCCCCCCAGGCCAGCGAGATCCTCCACGGCGGAGCGATGGGCGCTGACCAACTGGCAGAACAATACGCCCGGGCGCAGGGACTACCCGTGACCGTGATCCGGCCTGACTATACCCAATGGCCCGCCAAAGTGGCCCCGCTGAAAAGGAACCACGACCTGGTGGCCCTGGCCGATGGGGTAATTGCGCTGTACAAAGGTAAGCGCAAAGGGGGCACCGCCTATACCGCCCGGCTGGCGCAGGATGCCGGTAAACTACTGGTGGAACTGCACGACAGCGGAGAATATAAACCTGGTGAGCAACTGAGCATGCCCATATAA
- a CDS encoding virulence RhuM family protein has translation MDDQQANDLIIYQTADGKATVALFAKDGMVWMNQSQLAELFDTSVPNISMHISNILKEGELEQISVIKDYLTTATDGKEYKVTFYALDMILAIGFRVRSKRGTQFRIWANRNLKAYMVKGFVMDDERLKNPDGRPDYFDELLERIRDIRASEKRFYQKVRDLFALSSDYDLTDKATQMFFAETQNKLLYAVTGQTAAELVLARADANAPNMALSSWKGSVVRKQDIFIAKNYLSDDELDTLNRLVVIFLETAELRVKSRKDIAMQFWRDNVDRLLEFNDKQVLSGAGTISNAEMEERVRKIYEVFDQHRKAYDAKLADEADLRELEQQLSKRKDK, from the coding sequence ATGGATGACCAGCAAGCGAATGACCTTATTATTTACCAAACCGCCGATGGCAAAGCCACTGTAGCGCTTTTCGCCAAAGACGGAATGGTATGGATGAACCAAAGTCAATTGGCAGAACTTTTTGACACCTCTGTCCCTAATATTAGCATGCACATATCTAACATTCTGAAAGAAGGAGAATTAGAGCAAATTTCAGTTATTAAGGATTACTTAACAACTGCCACAGACGGCAAAGAATACAAGGTTACTTTTTATGCGCTTGACATGATCCTGGCCATCGGTTTTCGGGTGCGCAGCAAACGCGGAACACAGTTTCGGATTTGGGCCAACCGCAACCTCAAAGCATATATGGTAAAGGGCTTTGTGATGGATGATGAGCGCTTGAAAAACCCGGATGGGCGGCCCGACTACTTTGATGAACTACTGGAACGTATCCGGGACATTCGAGCCTCAGAAAAGCGTTTTTATCAAAAAGTCCGCGATTTGTTTGCCTTGAGTAGTGACTATGATCTGACGGACAAAGCCACTCAGATGTTTTTTGCCGAAACACAAAACAAGCTGCTTTACGCGGTTACAGGTCAAACCGCAGCAGAGTTGGTCTTGGCACGTGCCGACGCCAATGCGCCAAATATGGCACTGAGTTCCTGGAAAGGATCGGTGGTGCGCAAACAGGACATCTTCATTGCCAAAAACTACCTGAGTGATGACGAGCTGGACACCTTGAACCGCCTAGTCGTTATTTTCCTGGAAACAGCGGAGTTGAGGGTCAAAAGTCGGAAAGACATTGCCATGCAGTTTTGGCGAGACAACGTAGATCGGTTGCTGGAGTTCAATGACAAACAAGTACTCAGTGGTGCAGGGACGATCAGCAATGCCGAGATGGAAGAACGGGTACGGAAAATTTATGAAGTGTTTGACCAACATCGTAAAGCATATGACGCTAAATTGGCGGATGAAGCAGATTTGCGTGAACTGGAACAGCAGTTGAGCAAACGAAAAGACAAATAA
- a CDS encoding tetratricopeptide repeat protein, producing MALESNIQNFGEHSFIVAQDLSNLADLLRKNGKPDEAAELYAKSLDINLLIYQPNHPFIAQGRSNLAVGYRAIGKLKEAKELLESALKSDINSFGEDHPNVARRQANLAMVFSDLGKDDLAMEIMEKALKNIEQNHGREHHEFAVNIWNRGIIFFRQRVYSQAKVDFEKALKIIEKTQGMNHPHYAAIVSWLDAVNEKLGASS from the coding sequence ATGGCATTAGAAAGCAATATCCAAAACTTTGGCGAGCACAGCTTCATTGTCGCTCAAGACTTATCGAACCTAGCTGACTTACTTCGAAAAAACGGCAAACCCGACGAAGCAGCTGAACTATATGCTAAATCTCTCGATATCAACTTATTAATTTACCAACCAAATCATCCTTTTATAGCTCAAGGTAGATCAAATCTTGCTGTTGGATATAGAGCAATAGGAAAATTAAAAGAAGCTAAAGAGCTACTCGAATCGGCTCTAAAAAGTGATATAAACTCATTTGGAGAGGATCACCCCAACGTAGCTAGGCGTCAAGCCAATTTGGCAATGGTATTCAGTGATCTTGGCAAAGATGATCTTGCGATGGAAATAATGGAAAAGGCTCTAAAAAATATCGAACAAAATCATGGTCGAGAGCATCATGAATTTGCTGTTAATATCTGGAATCGTGGAATCATATTTTTTAGACAAAGAGTATACAGTCAAGCAAAAGTAGATTTTGAAAAAGCATTAAAAATTATTGAAAAAACACAAGGTATGAATCACCCACACTATGCAGCGATAGTAAGCTGGCTGGATGCTGTCAATGAAAAACTTGGTGCTTCCAGTTAA
- a CDS encoding tetratricopeptide repeat protein — protein MPQLPVILTAFANSYDADYLAHLEQEHDRLQLILAPLSYLRHVPLSNAKTGQLVSTLTQYQQELLIFHFGGHADGEQLQFRDAGGQVAGLAETLSLHPELKLVFLNGCNTQAQVTQYLDAGIPAVIATTCSVGDGKAKQFAETFYTALATGHTLQDAFTRAKGAMKLSGATPAGEEIVNLRGVRLRQEQVTELPWRLYVAGDEVLGWKLEMVSSKVNSLPILLNNVPTNFDPKTDCIGRETELAELHQKLSNSPKVALVRGLGGIGKTTLAMAYVAIHQDKYQHLAWITQGGDLINTIALDQSLALSLEMPLQQGEDLSSRFVQLMQALRSIPGPNLLVIDNATEQVATREFFQQLPKAPNWKVLVTSRQDLPDFVVMELQVLRPEAALELFRLYYQGGSDVEAMELLQEIGYHTLTTELLAKTLQRKKGLLSIPKLLETLRKRQLDDPKLAERLWARHSGEERGVFKYLMSLYEMADLDEQEIWVMQQFAVLPALPLELAPLAEWLEIDAEELNQILNELADKGWLSIKEDTFLVHRLMQEVVKYQKEPDIEELEQLVDAMANKMTTSEFGNPIIENLPWLEYAKKVADYFTSHTHLPKKAAILWNNLANVLSLAGDLNESTVLLNHVLVSYTHIYGTENLEVAGIKSNLALNYMDLGVFDLAAQLLEETLDSFIKNYGLEHIETALILGNLGEAHRAIGKYDQAKEELETALKIDIANFGDNHPRVATVQSNLANVLRVMGKYSQATKLYRKALTINIKYLGADHPTVSLGYLNLANVLSDKGNFKKAKSLAKKGLNINIKNFGNNHPRVASSRSTLGNILNHLGGSFSSD, from the coding sequence ATGCCCCAACTGCCGGTCATCCTTACAGCCTTTGCCAACAGCTACGACGCTGATTACCTGGCTCACCTGGAGCAAGAGCACGACCGTTTGCAACTGATTCTTGCCCCCCTCTCCTACTTGCGGCATGTACCCCTGTCGAATGCCAAAACCGGGCAGCTGGTCAGCACCTTGACCCAGTACCAACAGGAATTGCTCATTTTCCATTTTGGTGGCCATGCCGATGGAGAACAATTGCAATTTCGGGATGCGGGCGGGCAAGTAGCGGGGTTGGCCGAAACCCTGTCGCTGCACCCGGAACTAAAACTCGTCTTTCTCAACGGCTGCAACACCCAGGCACAAGTCACGCAGTACCTCGATGCCGGAATCCCTGCTGTTATTGCGACCACCTGTTCCGTAGGCGACGGAAAAGCCAAGCAATTTGCGGAGACGTTCTACACCGCACTAGCCACTGGGCATACTCTACAAGATGCATTTACCCGCGCCAAAGGAGCGATGAAACTGAGCGGGGCAACACCCGCTGGCGAGGAGATCGTAAACCTGCGCGGGGTGCGCCTACGGCAGGAACAAGTAACGGAGCTGCCCTGGAGGCTGTATGTAGCGGGGGATGAGGTGCTGGGGTGGAAGTTGGAAATGGTATCCAGCAAGGTTAATAGTCTACCCATTCTGCTCAATAACGTGCCGACAAATTTTGACCCCAAAACAGACTGTATAGGTAGAGAAACTGAATTGGCTGAATTGCACCAAAAGCTCTCCAATTCCCCCAAAGTGGCCCTCGTGCGTGGCCTCGGTGGCATTGGCAAAACCACCCTGGCCATGGCATATGTGGCCATTCATCAAGACAAGTACCAGCATCTGGCCTGGATCACCCAGGGCGGTGACCTGATCAATACCATAGCCCTGGATCAAAGTCTGGCCCTGAGCCTGGAGATGCCCCTACAGCAGGGGGAAGACCTGTCCAGCCGCTTCGTCCAGCTCATGCAAGCCCTGCGCAGCATCCCTGGGCCCAATCTGTTGGTGATTGACAATGCTACGGAGCAAGTGGCAACCCGTGAATTTTTCCAGCAATTGCCCAAAGCACCCAACTGGAAGGTACTGGTGACTTCCCGGCAGGATTTGCCGGATTTTGTGGTGATGGAGTTGCAGGTGCTCAGGCCGGAGGCAGCGCTAGAACTGTTTCGATTGTACTACCAAGGGGGTAGTGATGTAGAAGCGATGGAACTGCTCCAGGAAATTGGCTACCATACCCTAACGACAGAGCTACTGGCCAAAACCCTCCAACGCAAAAAGGGGCTACTCTCCATCCCCAAACTACTGGAGACCCTGCGCAAACGCCAACTGGATGACCCCAAACTGGCGGAAAGGCTTTGGGCCAGGCACAGCGGCGAGGAACGGGGGGTGTTCAAGTATTTAATGAGTCTTTATGAAATGGCCGATTTGGATGAGCAAGAAATCTGGGTCATGCAGCAGTTTGCCGTGCTGCCTGCGTTACCATTAGAACTTGCCCCATTAGCTGAGTGGCTGGAAATAGACGCTGAGGAACTTAACCAAATTTTGAATGAGTTAGCTGACAAAGGTTGGTTGAGCATAAAGGAGGATACTTTTTTGGTGCATCGGTTGATGCAGGAAGTGGTGAAGTATCAGAAGGAACCAGATATTGAGGAATTAGAGCAATTAGTTGATGCAATGGCTAACAAAATGACGACAAGTGAATTTGGAAATCCAATAATTGAAAATTTGCCTTGGCTAGAGTATGCAAAAAAAGTTGCAGATTATTTTACTAGCCACACACATTTACCAAAGAAAGCTGCTATTTTATGGAATAATCTTGCCAATGTACTCTCTTTAGCAGGAGACCTTAATGAGTCTACCGTCTTATTGAACCATGTTTTAGTAAGTTATACTCATATTTATGGTACTGAAAATTTAGAGGTTGCTGGAATAAAATCTAACCTCGCACTTAATTACATGGATTTAGGTGTATTCGATCTTGCTGCTCAGTTACTAGAAGAAACACTTGATTCATTCATAAAAAATTATGGCCTAGAGCATATTGAGACTGCTTTGATACTTGGTAACTTGGGAGAGGCGCATAGAGCCATTGGAAAATACGATCAAGCTAAAGAGGAATTAGAAACAGCATTAAAAATCGACATTGCAAATTTCGGAGATAATCATCCAAGAGTAGCGACAGTACAATCAAATCTTGCAAATGTGCTTAGAGTTATGGGGAAATATTCCCAAGCCACTAAGTTATACCGAAAAGCGTTAACGATTAACATAAAATATTTAGGGGCTGATCACCCAACTGTATCACTTGGTTACCTCAATCTTGCCAATGTCTTAAGTGATAAGGGAAACTTTAAAAAAGCAAAAAGTTTAGCAAAAAAGGGCTTAAATATTAACATCAAAAATTTCGGAAATAATCATCCTCGTGTTGCAAGTAGCAGATCCACATTAGGAAATATTTTAAACCATTTGGGGGGAAGCTTCTCAAGCGATTGA
- a CDS encoding Bro-N domain-containing protein, with protein MEPKDKIVVFESKQVRRIWHNEEWWFAVMDVIEVLTESSNPSVYWRVLKKRLLDEGSNQTVTKCNGLKLKAADGKMRVTDCANTETLFRIIQSIPSPKAEPFKQWLAKVGYERIQEIENPELAAERARQYYRDLGYDEAWIDTRLKSIDTRGRLTDEWKDRGVKEGLEFSILTAEIAKATFGLAPSEHKKVKGLKHENLRDHMNPLELIFTMLGEETTRQEAVDRDALGFEENKEAAIDGGTAAGAALATYEEKTGKKVVSAKNFKAQIAEAKQKQKLLDGESKEEIVE; from the coding sequence ATGGAACCAAAGGATAAAATCGTAGTTTTTGAATCTAAACAAGTTCGCCGGATTTGGCACAATGAGGAATGGTGGTTCGCTGTGATGGATGTTATCGAGGTGCTCACAGAAAGCTCAAACCCTTCCGTTTATTGGCGTGTGCTCAAAAAACGCTTACTTGATGAAGGTTCCAACCAAACCGTTACAAAATGTAACGGTTTGAAATTAAAGGCGGCGGACGGTAAAATGCGGGTTACCGACTGTGCCAATACGGAAACCTTATTCCGCATCATCCAGTCCATCCCCTCACCTAAAGCCGAACCTTTCAAACAATGGCTGGCCAAAGTTGGCTACGAACGCATTCAGGAAATAGAAAACCCGGAACTAGCCGCCGAACGCGCCCGCCAATACTACCGGGATCTGGGCTATGATGAGGCCTGGATTGATACCCGCTTAAAGTCGATTGACACCCGGGGAAGACTTACCGACGAGTGGAAAGACAGAGGGGTTAAAGAAGGCCTTGAATTTTCTATCCTCACGGCAGAAATCGCTAAAGCTACTTTTGGATTAGCCCCCAGTGAACATAAAAAGGTTAAGGGGCTTAAGCACGAAAACCTGCGCGACCACATGAATCCCCTGGAATTGATATTTACCATGCTGGGCGAGGAAACAACCAGACAGGAAGCTGTCGATAGAGATGCCTTGGGTTTTGAGGAAAATAAAGAAGCTGCTATTGATGGGGGCACCGCGGCTGGCGCTGCATTGGCTACTTATGAAGAAAAAACGGGCAAAAAGGTCGTCTCCGCGAAGAATTTCAAAGCGCAAATTGCTGAGGCAAAACAGAAACAAAAGTTACTCGATGGGGAATCAAAAGAGGAGATTGTGGAGTAG
- a CDS encoding DUF4942 domain-containing protein: MFNAEFFPTPAWLTEEMLSLVNLRSVHSILEPSAGKGDIIEVIRSKMHRPRIYCCEIDPELQMILNGKGVTILNDDFLSFTAQGYYFDLVVMNPPFSQGVQHLLHAWNIISEGEILCLLNAETIRNPYSEERQLLTKLIADSGQVQFYPRAFADAERQTPVDVALVHLRKVQVACHFDFMEGLKQQAQAPVYDLQTWFSERSQGMALECPDFIRDMVGWQQNAVAAFQELVKCYERLSYYIQPLLQDCVYKLTSMVESALKERIPALKVTEFNLALTDLAWQSLFQQTQFQKVLTARMQENFVKHRQLQGQKVFSEENIRALLELLICNQKSILEQCVLDVFDTMCRYSADNRVYREGWKTNDKYEVRRKVILPGFVECSKYNQSFSLSYHRRDVWLNDVDKALCMLTGQRLEEILSIVDALREAFRDDACREAESAFFKIRYFKKGTLHLVFKDVELHRELNRFVWGKKGWLSEEFV, from the coding sequence ATGTTCAACGCTGAATTTTTCCCAACTCCAGCATGGTTGACCGAGGAAATGTTGTCCCTGGTGAACTTGCGCTCCGTTCACTCGATCCTCGAACCCAGCGCGGGCAAAGGAGACATCATCGAGGTGATTCGCTCCAAAATGCACCGACCCCGGATTTATTGCTGTGAGATCGATCCAGAATTGCAAATGATCCTCAATGGCAAGGGAGTGACCATCCTCAACGATGATTTTCTCAGCTTTACGGCACAAGGGTACTACTTCGACCTGGTGGTGATGAACCCGCCTTTTTCCCAGGGGGTGCAGCATTTGCTGCATGCCTGGAACATCATTAGTGAAGGGGAAATCCTTTGCTTGCTGAACGCGGAGACCATCCGCAATCCTTATTCCGAGGAACGGCAACTATTGACCAAGCTCATTGCCGATAGTGGCCAGGTGCAGTTTTACCCGCGTGCTTTTGCGGATGCGGAACGGCAAACGCCCGTTGATGTTGCCTTGGTTCACTTGCGCAAGGTCCAAGTGGCTTGTCATTTTGATTTTATGGAGGGACTGAAGCAACAGGCACAAGCTCCGGTTTACGACCTCCAGACCTGGTTTTCGGAGCGTAGCCAGGGAATGGCCCTGGAGTGCCCCGACTTTATCCGCGATATGGTGGGTTGGCAACAAAATGCTGTGGCGGCTTTTCAGGAACTGGTGAAATGTTACGAGCGCCTGAGCTACTACATCCAGCCGCTGCTCCAGGATTGTGTGTATAAGTTGACCAGCATGGTCGAGTCGGCACTCAAGGAGCGGATTCCGGCGTTGAAAGTGACGGAGTTTAATTTGGCCCTAACCGACCTGGCTTGGCAGAGCCTTTTCCAACAGACCCAGTTTCAAAAGGTGCTGACGGCCCGGATGCAGGAGAACTTTGTAAAACATCGCCAGTTGCAGGGACAAAAGGTGTTTTCGGAAGAGAACATTCGGGCCTTGCTGGAGCTGCTGATCTGCAACCAAAAGTCTATCCTGGAGCAATGTGTCCTGGATGTGTTTGATACGATGTGCCGCTACAGCGCCGACAATCGGGTATACCGCGAGGGCTGGAAAACCAATGATAAGTACGAGGTTCGCCGCAAAGTGATTTTACCGGGTTTTGTGGAATGTTCTAAGTACAACCAGTCTTTTAGTTTGTCCTACCATCGCCGCGATGTCTGGCTTAATGATGTAGACAAGGCGCTTTGTATGTTGACCGGCCAGCGACTGGAGGAGATTCTGAGCATCGTCGATGCTTTGCGCGAGGCGTTCAGGGATGATGCTTGCCGGGAGGCAGAGAGTGCTTTTTTCAAAATTCGGTACTTTAAAAAGGGGACCTTGCACCTGGTCTTTAAGGATGTGGAATTGCACCGGGAGTTGAATCGTTTTGTGTGGGGAAAGAAGGGGTGGTTGAGCGAGGAGTTTGTTTAG
- a CDS encoding ArdC family protein: protein MKNVSVYEIATQKILTLLEQGVAPWRKSWTDKLYLPAMNYATRTPYRGFNQLYLSYFYKDPYFMTFKQVQDRGGRIRKGAKADLVFFWNWLYLDAQGEKVQEEALAKVRIPQPRFYHVFNATDIEGIDFVYPSNELFTAHERIEHCEELVKSTGANIIHAGNSAAYHPFQDFIRLPELQQFNSPEDYYATLFHELAHWTGHPSRLNRFPEGEPIPAFGSPDYSREELVSELCSAFVCAHCQIDSPQLDANNAAYLQAWINKLKGDPKLILNAAAQAQKAADLLLQPQEICL from the coding sequence ATGAAAAACGTATCCGTCTACGAAATTGCCACCCAAAAAATCCTCACCCTCCTGGAACAAGGGGTGGCCCCCTGGCGCAAGTCCTGGACCGACAAATTGTACCTGCCCGCCATGAACTACGCCACCCGTACGCCTTACCGAGGCTTCAACCAGCTTTACCTGAGCTACTTTTATAAGGATCCTTACTTCATGACCTTCAAACAGGTTCAGGATCGCGGCGGCCGTATCCGCAAGGGGGCCAAAGCTGACCTGGTCTTTTTCTGGAACTGGCTCTACCTCGATGCCCAGGGCGAGAAGGTGCAGGAGGAAGCTCTCGCCAAAGTGCGCATTCCCCAGCCGCGTTTTTACCACGTGTTCAATGCAACCGATATTGAAGGCATCGATTTTGTGTATCCTTCTAACGAACTGTTTACAGCTCATGAACGGATTGAACACTGCGAGGAACTGGTCAAAAGTACTGGTGCTAACATTATTCACGCTGGAAATTCAGCGGCTTATCATCCGTTCCAGGACTTTATCCGCTTGCCGGAGCTGCAACAGTTCAACAGCCCGGAAGACTATTATGCGACGCTGTTTCACGAGCTGGCGCATTGGACTGGTCACCCGTCCCGCCTCAATCGTTTCCCGGAGGGGGAGCCAATCCCCGCTTTTGGTAGCCCGGATTACAGCCGGGAGGAACTGGTGTCGGAACTGTGTTCGGCTTTTGTCTGCGCACATTGCCAGATTGATTCGCCGCAGCTGGATGCCAACAATGCAGCCTACCTCCAGGCTTGGATCAACAAGCTGAAAGGCGACCCCAAGCTAATCCTCAATGCTGCCGCACAGGCGCAAAAGGCGGCTGATCTGCTCTTGCAACCACAAGAAATTTGCCTTTGA